One segment of Capnocytophaga sp. oral taxon 878 DNA contains the following:
- a CDS encoding superoxide dismutase, with protein sequence MAFILPALPYAYEALEPHIDTRTMEIHHTKHHNAYTTNLNTAAAAAGLEGKTIEEILHSLDMNNAALRNNAGGFYNHNLFWEIMSPNGGGTPTAELANAINEAFGSFQAFKEAFSKAAATRFGSGWAWLCVHKGGKLEICSTPNQDNPLMPNTGCAGFPILGLDVWEHAYYLNYQNRRPDYIEAFFNVINWAKVAELYAANK encoded by the coding sequence ATGGCTTTTATACTACCTGCATTACCTTATGCTTATGAGGCGTTAGAACCTCATATCGACACGCGTACTATGGAAATTCACCACACAAAACACCATAACGCCTACACTACCAACCTAAATACCGCTGCCGCAGCAGCAGGCCTCGAAGGTAAAACTATCGAAGAAATTCTACACTCCCTCGATATGAATAACGCTGCCCTTCGTAACAACGCTGGCGGATTCTATAACCACAACCTCTTCTGGGAAATAATGAGCCCCAACGGAGGCGGAACCCCTACTGCCGAACTAGCCAACGCTATTAACGAAGCCTTCGGTAGCTTCCAAGCATTCAAAGAGGCTTTCAGCAAAGCAGCAGCTACTCGCTTCGGCTCTGGTTGGGCTTGGCTTTGCGTACACAAAGGCGGTAAGCTCGAAATATGCTCTACTCCTAATCAAGATAACCCTCTTATGCCCAACACCGGTTGTGCTGGTTTCCCTATCTTAGGATTAGACGTATGGGAGCATGCCTACTACCTAAACTACCAAAACCGCCGTCCCGATTATATCGAAGCCTTCTTCAATGTTATCAACTGGGCTAAAGTAGCCGAGCTATACGCCGCTAATAAATAA
- a CDS encoding PspC domain-containing protein, with product MDKIKNISLGGFSFMLEESAYTALSTYLAKVRQYLSHNEDVNEILFDVEQRMAELLKERLIAREVIVSQDVQYLIDVLGKPEQYTNDETAEEPAAASRSNFSFSEQKRKKLYRNPDDKKIGGVLSGLAYYLDIDVTLLRIGLILPLLIIAFVLVITKSDWHYLFLPFLPVILVYLIFWAIVPAAYTTAEKIEMKGEAVNLDTISNFKNSNIPPQSTDWVRSFSDKRLFGVIGGFAARTKLDSTWLRILYIVFTLVWLPWYLGITLFFVSAYLLLALILKKEEPFESAAPFADPLIPRKRNNIFFFLLKGIFILLGALLCILLFETLAISLFMGSLAGGFSMFMFSEYLPYFLDHTWQLNLFYLSVALFLFLPISLITLLSFKLFRKQFNTPRIWVVANVLCLIIGVLGLLITAGSTARNFIAHYEDEQRIPITTNADTLYVTVNSQKRYTKHLNVDNNRLVVTEFGLVVTEFGLVSIKPTTEKEPFLVLKRESKGSTIQNAKQQMQQVEFPLQINNNHITIPDYYQIKQGGLFRSQRIFVKLYVPESKYIYKKSNSTYSPKEELYRVTKESLQLISK from the coding sequence ATGGATAAGATAAAAAACATTAGCCTTGGAGGTTTTTCATTTATGCTTGAAGAATCTGCCTATACTGCACTTAGTACTTACCTTGCTAAGGTGCGCCAATACTTAAGCCATAATGAGGATGTGAACGAAATTCTTTTTGATGTAGAACAACGTATGGCAGAGCTGCTTAAAGAACGCCTTATAGCACGTGAAGTAATAGTATCTCAAGATGTGCAGTACCTTATTGATGTATTAGGAAAACCTGAACAGTACACCAATGATGAAACAGCGGAAGAGCCCGCTGCTGCCAGCCGTAGTAATTTTTCTTTTTCGGAACAGAAAAGGAAAAAGCTATATAGAAATCCTGATGATAAGAAGATAGGTGGGGTGCTATCGGGGCTGGCGTATTATTTAGATATAGATGTAACGCTGCTGCGTATAGGACTTATATTGCCTCTGCTTATTATTGCTTTTGTATTGGTAATAACTAAGAGTGATTGGCATTATTTATTCTTACCTTTTTTACCGGTGATATTGGTGTATCTTATTTTCTGGGCTATAGTGCCTGCTGCTTATACTACTGCTGAGAAGATAGAAATGAAGGGCGAAGCAGTAAACCTTGATACTATATCTAACTTTAAAAATAGTAACATTCCGCCACAATCTACCGATTGGGTACGTAGTTTTTCAGATAAAAGGTTGTTTGGAGTGATAGGAGGTTTTGCAGCACGTACCAAGCTTGATAGCACATGGCTGAGGATTCTTTACATTGTATTTACCCTTGTGTGGTTACCTTGGTATCTTGGAATAACGCTCTTCTTCGTGAGTGCTTACTTGCTGCTGGCGCTTATTTTAAAGAAAGAGGAGCCTTTTGAGAGTGCAGCTCCTTTTGCAGACCCCTTGATACCCCGTAAGAGGAATAATATATTCTTCTTCTTGCTGAAAGGAATCTTTATATTGTTGGGGGCACTGCTGTGTATATTGTTATTTGAAACCTTAGCAATAAGCTTATTTATGGGTAGCTTGGCAGGAGGATTTTCAATGTTTATGTTTTCCGAGTATCTACCTTATTTTTTAGATCATACTTGGCAGCTTAATCTTTTTTACCTATCGGTAGCCTTGTTCTTGTTTTTGCCTATATCGCTGATAACACTGTTAAGTTTTAAACTCTTCAGAAAGCAATTTAATACCCCTCGTATATGGGTAGTGGCGAATGTGTTGTGCTTGATAATAGGTGTATTGGGACTGCTTATAACTGCGGGTAGCACTGCACGCAACTTCATTGCACACTATGAAGATGAGCAAAGAATACCAATTACTACCAATGCTGATACACTTTATGTTACAGTAAACTCCCAAAAGCGCTATACAAAACATTTAAATGTGGATAACAACCGCCTTGTAGTAACAGAATTTGGCCTTGTAGTAACAGAATTTGGCCTTGTATCAATAAAACCTACAACTGAAAAAGAGCCTTTTTTGGTGTTAAAACGCGAGAGCAAAGGAAGTACCATACAGAATGCTAAGCAACAAATGCAACAGGTAGAGTTCCCTCTTCAAATAAACAATAATCACATTACCATACCCGATTATTATCAGATAAAGCAAGGAGGCCTTTTCCGTTCCCAGCGTATTTTTGTAAAGTTATATGTGCCTGAGAGTAAATACATATACAAAAAAAGTAACAGTACTTACTCCCCTAAAGAAGAACTGTACAGAGTAACTAAGGAGTCCCTCCAACTTATTAGCAAATAA
- a CDS encoding PadR family transcriptional regulator, translated as MEEINTEKIRTQMRKGILEMCILSVINKTNEAYVSDLIEALKDADMIVVEGTLYPLLTRLKNADLLAYQWKESTSGPPRKYYVLTDAGKRFLAETVKAWKELEQMIDKLI; from the coding sequence ATGGAAGAAATAAACACTGAAAAGATTAGAACCCAAATGCGTAAGGGTATTTTGGAGATGTGTATTCTTTCTGTAATAAATAAGACGAATGAAGCCTACGTGTCGGATCTTATTGAGGCACTTAAAGATGCTGATATGATAGTGGTGGAAGGGACTTTGTACCCTTTGCTTACGCGGTTAAAGAACGCAGACCTTTTGGCTTATCAATGGAAAGAATCGACATCGGGTCCGCCACGTAAGTACTATGTGCTTACCGATGCTGGGAAGCGCTTTCTGGCAGAAACCGTGAAAGCATGGAAAGAGTTAGAACAAATGATAGATAAATTAATATAA
- a CDS encoding DUF438 domain-containing protein has translation MEKNLPAGHPVHTYMLEADLINSLIDELLAIDPHTDYQKFYNVFNHLATVEKHFARKENQLFPFLEKHGWTNPSQNMWSFHDTIRDIFRLVRKNLEEKDLTAAQTNVHYIADNLGRLLNVEANILFPNALELLPDEDWIAMRQGEEEIGWMLKDEPAPYPNHSDAHSAYVHPAMDTERRTDVQFDANAAHYDEGYMTIEQVNLLLKTLPIDITFVDEHDRVIFYNRGEERVFPRSAGIIGREVKFCHPPKSVGTVLKIVENFKAGTQNEANFWFNYRGRLIYVRYFAVRDKDKNYKGVIEMSQDITDIQKIQGERRLLEWDS, from the coding sequence ATGGAAAAAAACTTACCCGCAGGGCACCCTGTACACACTTATATGCTTGAGGCTGACCTTATTAACAGCCTTATCGACGAACTCCTTGCTATCGACCCCCATACCGATTACCAAAAGTTCTACAACGTGTTTAATCACCTCGCAACAGTTGAAAAACACTTCGCACGCAAAGAAAATCAACTATTCCCTTTCTTAGAAAAACACGGATGGACAAATCCCTCGCAGAATATGTGGTCATTCCACGATACCATTCGCGATATATTCCGCCTTGTACGCAAAAACTTAGAAGAAAAAGACCTTACCGCTGCACAAACCAATGTACATTACATCGCCGATAACTTAGGCAGGCTGCTCAATGTAGAGGCAAACATACTTTTCCCCAACGCTCTTGAACTTCTTCCCGACGAAGATTGGATAGCTATGAGGCAAGGTGAAGAAGAAATAGGCTGGATGCTAAAAGATGAACCAGCACCCTATCCTAATCACTCCGATGCCCACTCCGCCTATGTACACCCAGCTATGGATACCGAGCGCCGTACCGATGTACAATTCGATGCCAATGCAGCACATTATGACGAAGGATATATGACTATTGAACAGGTAAACCTACTGCTCAAAACCCTCCCTATCGATATAACCTTTGTTGATGAACACGATCGTGTTATATTCTATAACCGAGGCGAAGAGCGCGTATTCCCACGCAGTGCAGGCATTATAGGGCGCGAAGTGAAATTCTGCCATCCACCCAAAAGCGTAGGCACCGTACTAAAAATAGTTGAAAACTTCAAAGCAGGCACCCAAAACGAAGCCAACTTTTGGTTTAACTATCGCGGCAGACTCATATACGTACGCTACTTCGCCGTTCGCGATAAAGATAAAAACTACAAAGGCGTGATCGAAATGTCACAAGATATTACCGATATACAAAAAATACAAGGCGAAAGACGCCTCTTGGAATGGGACTCTTAA
- a CDS encoding bifunctional 2-polyprenyl-6-hydroxyphenol methylase/3-demethylubiquinol 3-O-methyltransferase UbiG, with protein sequence MKDLFGQAILDYQQGQYTEDIKTETTISDEDVLPLPYLFRSFAQMPPLEQKALQLAQGKVLEVGCGAGSHGLYLQNERHLEVHSIDLSPKAIEACKLRGLQHARVQDVLKEEQKYDTILLLMNGAGMCGRLKKMGNFYTHLKTLLNSGGQILTDSSDIIYMFNQNEDGSYDVPLYFDYYGEVDYTVKYKGKKEKPFPWMYVDYNTLQRVAFSVGLQSELLAQGQHYDYLARLTHS encoded by the coding sequence ATGAAAGACTTATTCGGACAAGCAATTTTAGATTATCAGCAAGGGCAATACACCGAAGATATCAAAACCGAAACTACCATTTCGGACGAAGATGTACTGCCCTTGCCCTATCTTTTCCGCTCATTTGCACAAATGCCTCCGTTAGAACAAAAAGCCCTACAATTAGCACAAGGAAAAGTACTCGAAGTAGGTTGCGGAGCAGGCTCACACGGGCTATATTTGCAAAATGAACGCCACCTCGAAGTTCACTCTATCGACCTCTCTCCTAAAGCCATTGAAGCCTGTAAGCTACGAGGGCTACAACACGCCCGCGTCCAAGATGTATTAAAAGAAGAACAAAAATATGACACCATCCTCCTACTGATGAATGGAGCCGGAATGTGCGGGCGATTAAAAAAAATGGGCAACTTCTACACCCATCTTAAAACACTTTTAAACTCAGGCGGACAAATACTTACCGACTCATCCGATATTATTTATATGTTCAATCAAAATGAAGATGGTAGTTATGATGTACCTCTTTATTTTGATTACTACGGCGAAGTAGATTACACTGTGAAATACAAGGGCAAAAAAGAAAAGCCCTTCCCTTGGATGTATGTTGATTATAACACCCTTCAGCGAGTAGCTTTCTCCGTAGGTTTACAATCCGAACTCCTTGCTCAAGGTCAGCATTATGACTACCTTGCCAGATTAACACATTCATAA